A genomic stretch from Aedes albopictus strain Foshan chromosome 2, AalbF5, whole genome shotgun sequence includes:
- the LOC134287152 gene encoding uncharacterized protein LOC134287152 yields MYTIISRDCGSTTAVTATAQIAIGANLISAHRGQIRPGPANRTEHRRNIQLRLADMRTPRGTKRSFKDMEDIENSESEFPDLSEPDSVTPSPSISEVHPSVLQPTHSNSELRRSRRKKKSKMHEDFVYYS; encoded by the exons ATGTACACGATTATTTCAAGAGATTGCGGGTCGACTACAGCAGTGACAGCGACAGCTCAG ATAGCAATCGGAGCGAATCTAATCTCGGCCCACAGGGGGCAGATAAGACCGGGACCGGCCAATAGAACCGAACACAGGCGGAACATCCAGCTTCGGTTGGCCGATATGAGAACACCACGAGGAACCAAACGATCATTCAAGGATATGGAGGACATTGAGAATTCGGAATCCGAGTTTCCCGATCTGAGCGAACCTGATAGCGTCACTCCAAGTCCGTCAATAAGCGAAGTACATCCAAGCGTTCTGCAGCCGACGCATTCGAATAGTGAACTAAGGAGATCCAGAAGAAAGAAGAAGTCCAAGATGCATGAAgattttgtatactattcctaa